A window of Juglans regia cultivar Chandler chromosome 7, Walnut 2.0, whole genome shotgun sequence contains these coding sequences:
- the LOC108985256 gene encoding protein FAR1-RELATED SEQUENCE 5-like — translation MDLDDEGRLKNVFWADPRSRAAYQYFYDVVTFDTTYLTNRYGMPFAPFVGVNHHGQSILLGAGLISSEDTETFVWLFQTWLKCMDGIAPRAIITDQDRAMKNAIAIVFPESRHRFCLWHILKKVPEKLSSHASYKNGMKTALMNSVYDTQSVEEFEESWDKLITTYNLHENAWLQSLYAEHQHWKIENETAADFHSFSVTIPCISRSPVEKKFQDLYTNAKFREVQQQITGIIDMDPKLLKSDGVVKTYRIEDEICVEEFTKRVTYYVDFSEDDTVAKCSCGLFQMRGILCRHILAVFKCNKVKFVPERYILERWRKDIKRRYTLIHNSFDAGDQRADANRYSSLLNICYKMITLAASSDKHTVDATGKLFAMIDLYGDNQESPSLTVTGSNVGCTAKDTTTGGSSQKVLSPLAVRGKGRPPSLRRASGMEKRMRKVQAKTKKTAVKGKRKQRDGGDTPAVATCRNLFPTSQSMQYGLDDSQPLVYGMDQPSPVQLGVDETEPTIMR, via the exons atggatttagatgatgagGGGAGGTTAAAGAATGTCTTTTGGGcagacccccgtagtagggcaGCATATCAGTATTTCTATGATGTGGTCACATTTGACACCACATATCTGACGAATAGATATGGGATGccttttgcaccatttgttggtgtaaaccatcatggCCAGTCAATTCTATTGGGTGCAGGATTGATATCCAGTGAGGATACAGAGACATTTGTCTGGTTATTCCAGACCTGGTTgaagtgtatggatggtatagctCCAAGAGCTATTATCACAGATCAGGACAGAGCGATGAAGAATGCTATTGCCATTGTCTTTCCAGAAAGTCGACATCGATTTTGTTTGTGGCATATACTGAAGAAAGTTCCTGAAAAGCTTAGCTCACATGCTTCGTacaaaaatggaatgaaaacTGCATTGATGAATTCTGTGTATGACACCCAAAGTGTTGAAGAATTTGAAGAGAGTTGGGATAAGCTAATCACCACGTACAACTTGCATGAGAATGCCTGGCTGCAAAGTTTATATGCTGAGCATCAACATTGG aaaattgagaatgaaactgCAGCggacttccactcatttagTGTCACTATTCCATGTATATCAAGATCtccagttgaaaaaaaatttcaagatttGTACACGAATGCTAAATTCAGGGAAGTTCAGCAGCAAATTACCGGCATTATTGATATGGATCCGAAGTTACTTAAGAGTGACGGTGTTGTAAAGACGTATCGCATAGAGGATGAAATTTGTGTTGAAGAGTTTACTAAGAGGGTTACATACTACGTGGACTTTAGTGAGGACGATACAGTCGCAAAGTGTTCATGTGGGTTATTTCAGATGAGAGGGATATTATGTAGGCATATTTTGGCAGTATTCAAATGTAACAAGGTTAAATTTGTGCCAGAAAGATACATTTTAGAgcgatggaggaaggacatcAAAAGGAGATACACGTTAATACACAACAGCTTCGACGCAGGGGATCAACGGGCAGATGCAAACCGATATTCAAGTCTATTGAATATCTGTTATAAGATGATTACCCTTGCAGCGAGTTCAGACAAGCATACTGTGGATGCAACAGGAAAGTTATTTGCAATGATTGACTTATATGGTGACAACCAAGAATCCCCATCGCTGACGGTCACAGGTTCCAATGTTGGTTGTACGGCAAAGGACACAACTACAGGTGGTAGCTCACAAAAAGTACTCAGTCCACTAGCTGTGAGAGGGAAAGGCAGACCCCCATCGTTGAGGAGAGCATCGGGGATGGAGAAACGAATGCGAAAAGTTCAAGCGAAGACGAAGAAAACAGCAGTGAAGGGGAAACGCAAACAg cgagatggaggagatacacCAGCCGTGGCGACTTGCCGGAATTTATTTCCCACTTCACAAAGT ATGCAGTATGGATTGGATGACTCACAACCGCTGGTGTATGGGATGGATCAACCCTCCCCAGTGCAACTTGGTGTCGATGAGACTGAACCGACAATAATGAGATAG